TTGATGCCGCGCTCGAAATACGTGTCATCGGTGGTCATGTCGTAGGTCCCAATCTGATCATAGATACTCGAGCCCGGCCGGCGCACGGTGGCCGCGACGTAATCGCCGGGTCTCAATTCGGTGACCCTGGTCCCCACGGCCTCTACCTGACCGAAGCTTTCATGGCCGATGATCAAGAAGTCAGAGCCCGGCGGGGCCTGGCCGTATTCTGCGGCGTTGATTTCCTTGTCCGTGCCATCCACACCGACCCGCAACACTTTCACAAGGACCCCTCGCCCGTTGGGGATATCCTGGACCGAGGGTTTCGGTAGTTCTGCCAGATGGATGCTTCCCGCCTTGTCGGGGAAGACAGCGACGGCTTTCATGATGCGCCTCCTTTTGCCTACTCTCGAATACGAACTATCATATAAACCCGCGTGTTTCCAGCTGTAGTGGTGACTTTAATCAGGAACGCCTTCGACTGTCAATCAGTGGCGGCCCTGTTTTTTCTATCGGGGAAAGTCCGATGCTTTACCTAGGCAAATCCCCTATACCGGTATCAGGGAAGAGCAGATGTGGAACTAAACTTGTGCTGAACGGCCACCCGGGACGGAAGCGACCGAGAAAGCCCATGGTAGGGCTTCTTTTATATATATGTTGCTCGGGCGCGCGGGGATTATCGGGTCCATGCGAACCAACGGTTGAATAACTCCTTCATCCGTGGCGTCAGGCGGGTACGGTTATACGCGTCTGCGACCTGTCTAATGGCTTCGGCCTGTGTAGGGTAAGGATGGATGACAGTCCCGATCTTTTTCAGGCCGACATTTCCAATCATGGCCAGGGTGATTTCACTAATCATTTCTCCGGCGTGGCGGGCGACGATGGTCGCACCTAGGATTCGGTCGGTCCCCCTTTTGACATGGACCTTGACAAACCCTTCTTCGTCGCCATCGGCAATGGCGCGGTCGACATCCCTGAGGTGTCTGATGAACGTTTCGATGGGGATCCCTCTTTCTTCGGCGTCTCGTTCATACATCCCGACATGGGCGATCTCGGGGTCGGTGTAGGTACACCAGGGAATGGTCAGGGAACTCTGCTTTTTCCATCCAGCGAAGAGCGCATTCTGGATGACGAAGCGGGCCGTCGCATCCGCGGTGTGCGTGAATTTGTATCGCAGGCAGATGTCGCCGGCGGCATAGATGCGGCGATTGGTGGTCTGCAAGTAGTCGTTGACCGACACCCCGTGTTTGGTGTACTCGACCCCTGCCGCCTCCAGGTTCAATCCCTCGACGTTGGGTGCGCGTCCGGTCCCGATGAGGATCTCATCGACCGGAAGATCGGCACAGGCTCCGTTCCCTTCAAACTGGATAATCTTTTTCGCACCCCGCGTTTCCACCTTGAGGATCTTGCACCCCAGGACGAGGTTTATCCCGTCGCGTATAAACGCTTTCTGGATGATCTCGGCCGCGTCCCGGTCTTCGCGGGTCAAGATTTGGGATTGGGCTTCGAGAATATAGACCTCTGACCCGAGGCGGCGGAAGGCTTGAGACATCTCGGCACCGATTGGGCCGGCGCCGACCACGGCCAGACTCCTGGGAAGTTCGGTCAGGGAGAAGACGGTCTCGTTCGTCAGGTAGCGGGCCATGGCGAGGCCCGGAATGGGCGGGGCGGCGGGGCGGGCGCCGGTCGCAATGACAGCCTTCCTGAAGCGGAGCGTCTTTCCGTCCACCTCGATCGTATCCCGGCCCGTGAAATGGCCATTTCCGAGAAACACGTCCACACCCAACTCCTGAAATCGGCGGGCCGAGTCGTGATGGCTGATACGGGCTCGGAGGCGGCGCATCCGTTCCATAACCGCGGGGAAGTCCGCCTTGGTCCCCTCTGGCACGCGCACTCCGAGTTCAGAGGCCATGCGGATCTCTTCGATCACTCGCGAAGAGCGGATGACACATTTCGAGGGGACGCATCCCACATTAAGGCAGTCGCCCCCCAGGAGGTGTTTTTCAATCAAAGCGACTTTCGCCCCAAGACCTGCTGCACCTGCCGCGGTCACCAGGCCGGTAGTGCCTGCTCCGATCACGACCAGGTTGTATCGGGGGGCCGGTTCGGGGTTCTTCCAGTCCGGAGGATGGACATTGGAAACCAGTGTCGTATTGTGTTCATCTGTGGGTAGCACCTGTACCCGACTCACAGAAAAACTCCTTCGCTGAATGTCATCCTATTCTGCCTTCGTTTTTGATTCCCTCTCTTTCAGTGTTCAATGTGCCTGCCGGACTAGCAGCGTCAGAAGCAACCCGACCACGCCCAACGTGCGCGACAGGTCGGCACCAGCCGTGCTGCTTGCCTTGATTGTTCCGGGAGTTGCTCACGTATGGGGTGGCCGCTTCCGCCTCCTTTTTTCATCTTTAGTCCCACTTCTCTCAATGGTAACTCAGAGTGGCGTCAGGGCAAACGTCCCAGTGGTCCGGCGCGGGACGTCTCTCACTCCGTTCTTGGGTGAGGTGTGAGAAAACCAAACGCCTTCTCGAGCTATTTTACCCGAGAAGGCGTTTGGTTTCCTCGTGCTCCGACGATGGTTCCGGAGGTGAGCTATTGTGCCTGTCTCGGTTCCATCTCTGTCTATATCTCCCGCGGCAAGTAGAGTATCCCTTGCCGTGCAAAAGGTGTCAAGGGGCAGGCGTTTCATTCCTCATCCCTGCTCGCCGGGTCCCCGAGGGGCGGCGATATGGCACTAGCTTTGCAGATATACCAGCTAGGCAGGAGCAGTGAATATGGGGCACGCGTTCATCTCTGATCTCATCGAACGGGGCTACTTCTGGCCCGAGACCACCGTCCTGCGGCAGCTCGCCTGGTGGTATGACTTGGACGAAGAGGACATTTTTCGGGACCTGCTGCTGAGTCGCAACTGACCGATTCCCACCTCCATTTCCCTCCGGGCAGGGGCACCTTTCTGACTTTCCCGTTCACCGCGCGATTGTGCCGATCAGGTGCCGCGGCAGGTGTGCTGGGAGAGAGTGAAGCTGGGTCGCGCAATTTTACTGGATTCTGCACCCCGAAGTCTGCTAACTTCTTGTAATCCCTGAGCCCTTTTTGTACGGAAGATTTGACAGAAGACCGGTGGACTTTCTGCGATGCGGCCACGACGAAGGGCTGATGGCTAACCAAAGAGAACCCTGGCGTTTGGGGGGACGACCGGGGAGAGGATCAGCAGCTTGAGCGGCGCGGTTTCATAACCGAAAACCTGTCCTCCTAGGGGCAGGGGGCGATCCGAGGACGGATCGAAGGAGGGGAAGATGGCGGACAGAATCCGGCGTGTACCATACTTCGTCATGAATGTTGCAAATAAGCCCGGGGAGGGGGCCAAGGTTTTGGATGCGCTCAAGAAGGCCGAGATCAACCTTCTCGCCTTCTCTGGGTTTCCGCAGCCGGGTCGGCGGGCGCAGCTTGACTTTGTCCCTGCGAATCCTGCGGCCTTCCTCAAAGTGGCCCGAAAGGCGAAGTGGAAAGTCAGCCAAAGGAAGATTGGCTTTCTCGTCCAGGGCAAGGACCGTGTTGGCGCCTGTGCAAATTTCTTGGGAAAACTGGCTGCGGCCAAAATCAACGTGACCGCCGTCGATTGCGTGTCGGCTGGGGCGGGTCGTTATGGCGGCATCTTCTGGGTCAAGCCGCGTGACGTCAGGCGCGCCGCGCGAATCCTGCGTGCCTGACCTGTCCGCCGTGGGCCCCTGAGGCAGCTAATCTCCCTCTGAGTGGTACACCTCATGTGAGGAGTGGGAGGGCGTTTCTGCGGTGATTCCGTAATTTCCGAAGAGCGTCGGGGGGCTTTGGCTGGATGGCATGGAGGGGTGACGATGGCAGAGTGGACAGAGCAGCTCACGAAAATGATGCGCGAGTCCGTGAATGCCTCGGTCGAGGCGGCGGTGAAGTTTCAACAGCAGACCTGGCGGATGGTGGATGAGTTGGTCGAGCGCGGCGCTGTCCCCAAGGAAGAAGGGAAGCAACTCCTGGACATGTGGACCCACCAGACCGAGGCATTTCAAAAGCGGATGGAGGAGAAGTACCGCCAGTGCGAGGAGACGCTGAAAGCGGGTCTCCAGGGCTACCTCCCGCCGAGCCGCAAGGATCTGGATGAGCTTCATCACAAACTTGACTAACTCATACATAATCTGCAGGCGGTCACTCGCACGCAGCCACGAGAGCGAAAGGCGGGTGCAAAGGCAAAAAAGCCAAAAGCCAGAGCGGGCAGGAAAAAGCGGTAACGCAGTGAGGTGAAATGTTCCAGATGTATAGGCCCGGCAGGTAAGACGAGGTAGGCACACGGATGGCGACTCAAACCTTCGACAAGTTCAGCGCACTGGTCAAGGACCACGGGATCCGGTTTTATGGCAAGTATGCAGGACAAGATGAGGTTCCGATGGAGTCCGGTCCCGAGTCCACTTGATACGACTAGCCCGACGGCTACGGTAGGGCGGGGGATTGCGAAAGGAGACTGCAAGAGTAAGAAGGGGGAGGGGCGTCTCGCCAGGAGGGGACAATGGAGCAAGAAGAGAAATTAGGGAAGGAGGAGTTTGTCGTACAGGCGATCAAGAAGCTCAGGGGGAAATACCGGGGGATCCATACCGTCTTCTCGGGATTTAACGAGGCGTTCCGGCAGTATTTCGGGGAGGATCCGAGGCCAGTCACGCAAGAGATGACCACCAAGGGGATCATCGAGCTCCGTCCGGTCAAGGGTGGAGTGATGATTTACCTGAAAGGTGAGGCCCCCCAGGCTGGGGGCGATGCCCTGAAAAAGATCCTCAAGGAGGGGGAGGAATAACTGTAACCCGGGCACGGAACCGAAGCTACAGTCTGAGATTCGGGGGTGGGAAGGAACAGGTAAATGAGTCAGCAGCTGCGCAAATCCTCCCGCGGGGAGACTCCCGAAGAGAGGACGCGGCGGGTCCAAAAGGTTATCCAGATTCTGGATCGAACTTACCCTAATGTCGCTCTGGCCCTGAGCTTCAGGACCCCCCTTGAGCTTCTCATCGCCTTGATCCTGGCGGCCCAGTGCACTGACGAGCGGGTCAACCAAGTTACCGCACCGCTTTTCAAGAAGTACCGGGCGGCTCATGACTGGGTTGGTGCCGATCTCGCCACCCTAGAGGCGGAGATCCGCCCTACCGGGTTTTACCGGAACAAGGCCAAGGCCATCCGGGCGTGTTGTCAAATGCTCTGCGACCGGTTCGGCGGCAAGGTCCCACAAGGACTCGAGGATCTTGTATCGCTACCAGGCGTGGGGCGAAAGACTGCCAATATCCTGAGGGGCAACGCCTTTGACCAACCGGCTATCGGCGTGGATACCCACGTGGCTCGGCTCGCGCAGCGCCTTGGATTTACAGCCCAGAACGATCCGGACAAAATTGAGGTTGACCTGAATTCGGTGGTCCCCGACAAGGTAAAGGTCCGTTTCTGTCACCTTCTCCAGGCGCACGGTCGGGCCATCTGCGTCGCGCGGAAGCCCAAGTGTTCGGCCTGCCCTATTCATCACGCGTGCCCCTTTCCCGCGCGGGCAGGCATTCCAATTTCGCCAAGGGGGTAATAGGCTCCCCTTGTTGCCGCCAACCCCTCTGTGAGGTATGCTGGAAAGGAAATAAATGTTCGTGCTTTCCCGTCCAAGAATTGGGAGTCGGCCTCATGGAGGACCACCAGCTGGTGGAGCGCTCCCGCTCGGGGGATGTGGCCGCCTTCGAAGAGCTGGTCAAGCGACACCAGGCCAGGGCCTATGCGATTGCGTATCGCCTGCTGGGGCGCAGAGAGGATGCGCAAGATGTGGCCCAGGAGGCCTTTACCCGCGCGTACTTTCGCCTCGCCGAGTTTCGTGGTACGGCTCAGTTTCGCACA
This window of the Candidatus Methylomirabilota bacterium genome carries:
- a CDS encoding mercuric reductase, whose protein sequence is MSRVQVLPTDEHNTTLVSNVHPPDWKNPEPAPRYNLVVIGAGTTGLVTAAGAAGLGAKVALIEKHLLGGDCLNVGCVPSKCVIRSSRVIEEIRMASELGVRVPEGTKADFPAVMERMRRLRARISHHDSARRFQELGVDVFLGNGHFTGRDTIEVDGKTLRFRKAVIATGARPAAPPIPGLAMARYLTNETVFSLTELPRSLAVVGAGPIGAEMSQAFRRLGSEVYILEAQSQILTREDRDAAEIIQKAFIRDGINLVLGCKILKVETRGAKKIIQFEGNGACADLPVDEILIGTGRAPNVEGLNLEAAGVEYTKHGVSVNDYLQTTNRRIYAAGDICLRYKFTHTADATARFVIQNALFAGWKKQSSLTIPWCTYTDPEIAHVGMYERDAEERGIPIETFIRHLRDVDRAIADGDEEGFVKVHVKRGTDRILGATIVARHAGEMISEITLAMIGNVGLKKIGTVIHPYPTQAEAIRQVADAYNRTRLTPRMKELFNRWFAWTR
- the nth gene encoding endonuclease III encodes the protein MSQQLRKSSRGETPEERTRRVQKVIQILDRTYPNVALALSFRTPLELLIALILAAQCTDERVNQVTAPLFKKYRAAHDWVGADLATLEAEIRPTGFYRNKAKAIRACCQMLCDRFGGKVPQGLEDLVSLPGVGRKTANILRGNAFDQPAIGVDTHVARLAQRLGFTAQNDPDKIEVDLNSVVPDKVKVRFCHLLQAHGRAICVARKPKCSACPIHHACPFPARAGIPISPRG